In Aristaeella hokkaidonensis, the following are encoded in one genomic region:
- a CDS encoding formate--tetrahydrofolate ligase — MAYLSDIEIAQQCEMKPIMEIAKRAHVDEKYVEQYGRYKAKIDPALIDETDRKPGKLILVTAITPTPAGEGKTTTTIGLADGLSRIGKDVTVALREPSLGPVFGVKGGAAGGGYAQVVPMEDINLHFTGDFHAIGAANNLLAAMLDNHIQQGNALGIDVKKITWKRCVDMNDRQLRFVVDGLGGKANGTPREDGFDITVASEIMAVFCLASSMADLKERLSRIIVAYTYDDKPVTAGDLKATGAMAALLRDALKPNLVQTLEGTPAFVHGGPFANIAHGCNSVMATRMAMRMGDYTVTEAGFGADLGAEKFLDIKCRMAGLTPDAVVVVGTVRALKMHGGLDKKQLANEDLAALERGIPNLLRHVNNIKNVYQLPCVVAINRFPTDTDAEIDFIIRKCRELGVNTVLSTVWAEGGKGGEDLAREVVRLCEEEQGNFTFSYELDASIEEKLEAVTKKIYGGAGVVLTPAAKKQAERLTALGFDKVPVCVAKTQYSFSDDPTLLGAPEGFVVTVRNLKVSAGAGFLVALTGEIMTMPGLPKSPAAERIDVDDNGKISGLF, encoded by the coding sequence ATGGCCTACTTATCCGACATCGAGATTGCCCAGCAGTGTGAAATGAAGCCGATCATGGAGATCGCGAAGAGGGCCCACGTAGACGAAAAATATGTGGAGCAGTACGGCCGTTACAAGGCCAAGATCGATCCTGCCCTGATTGACGAAACCGACCGGAAGCCCGGAAAGCTGATCCTGGTCACAGCAATTACCCCCACCCCCGCGGGTGAAGGCAAAACCACGACCACGATCGGTCTGGCGGACGGCCTGTCCCGGATCGGCAAGGACGTTACCGTTGCATTGCGTGAGCCGAGCCTCGGCCCGGTGTTCGGCGTCAAGGGCGGCGCGGCCGGCGGCGGTTACGCCCAGGTAGTGCCCATGGAAGATATTAACCTGCACTTCACCGGTGACTTCCATGCCATCGGCGCAGCGAACAACCTGCTGGCAGCCATGCTGGACAACCATATCCAGCAGGGAAATGCCCTGGGAATCGACGTGAAGAAGATCACCTGGAAGCGCTGCGTGGACATGAACGACCGCCAGCTGCGCTTTGTGGTGGACGGACTGGGCGGAAAGGCCAACGGCACGCCCCGTGAAGACGGCTTCGATATCACCGTGGCCAGCGAAATCATGGCAGTGTTCTGCCTGGCTTCCTCCATGGCGGACCTGAAGGAACGGCTGTCCCGGATCATCGTTGCCTATACCTATGATGACAAGCCTGTTACCGCGGGCGACCTGAAGGCGACCGGCGCCATGGCAGCCCTGCTGCGTGACGCGCTGAAGCCCAATCTGGTGCAGACCCTGGAAGGCACTCCTGCCTTCGTGCACGGCGGACCTTTCGCGAACATCGCTCATGGCTGCAACTCCGTCATGGCGACCCGGATGGCCATGCGGATGGGCGACTATACCGTGACCGAAGCCGGCTTCGGTGCGGACCTGGGCGCTGAAAAGTTCCTGGATATCAAGTGCCGTATGGCAGGCCTGACCCCGGATGCGGTGGTTGTGGTCGGCACCGTGCGCGCTCTGAAGATGCACGGCGGCCTGGACAAGAAACAGCTGGCAAATGAAGACCTGGCGGCCCTGGAGCGGGGCATCCCGAACCTGCTGCGCCATGTGAACAACATCAAGAACGTTTACCAGCTGCCCTGCGTGGTGGCCATCAACCGCTTCCCTACGGATACGGACGCAGAAATCGACTTCATTATCCGCAAGTGCCGGGAACTGGGCGTCAACACCGTGCTGTCCACCGTTTGGGCAGAAGGCGGCAAGGGCGGCGAGGACCTGGCCCGCGAGGTTGTGCGGCTGTGCGAAGAAGAGCAGGGTAACTTCACCTTCTCCTATGAGCTGGATGCCTCCATCGAGGAGAAGCTGGAAGCAGTGACAAAGAAGATTTATGGCGGCGCCGGCGTTGTGCTGACTCCTGCCGCGAAGAAGCAGGCGGAACGCCTCACGGCTCTGGGCTTTGACAAGGTGCCGGTGTGCGTGGCCAAGACCCAATACTCCTTCTCCGATGATCCCACCCTGCTGGGCGCGCCCGAAGGCTTTGTGGTCACCGTGCGGAACCTGAAGGTTTCCGCAGGCGCGGGCTTCCTGGTTGCCCTGACCGGCGAGATCATGACCATGCCCGGCCTGCCGAAGTCTCCCGCCGCCGAACGGATTGACGTGGATGACAACGGAAAGATCAGCGGTCTGTTCTGA
- a CDS encoding phosphoribosylformylglycinamidine synthase — translation MVYRIFVEKKPGLDNEARALLGDAKKFLGIKGLEKVRLLNRYDAENISDDMFSLAVREVFSEPQLDNTMDQFDAEGAIAVFAVEYLPGQFDQRADSAAQCIQFLSQGERPLVRSAKVYLLYGSLSAEEIAEIKKYVINPVEAREASMDLPETLKTEYAVPTEVATLEGFTKLDRAGLKKFVADYGLAMDVDDITFCQSWFQEEGREPTITEIRMLDTYWSDHCRHTTFLTEIDSVRFEDPVLEKAWKRYMDVRIELGREKKPVCLMDLATVAVKYLKKHGKLDKLDESEEINACTVKMDVERDGVKEPWLLLFKNETHNHPTEIEPFGGAATCIGGAIRDPLSGRAYVYGAMRVTGAADPTKPVSETIPGKLPQRKLVTTAAAGYASYGNQIGLATGIVDEIYHPGYAAKRMEIGAVIAAAPAENVRRERPAPGDVVILLGGSTGRDGIGGATGSSKAHNAHSVETCGAEVQKGNAPEERKLQRLFRNPKATRLIKRCNDFGAGGVSVAIGELADGLEIDLNAVPKKYEGLDGTELAISESQERMAVVVAAEDAEAFLALSAEENLQACIVAEVKAEPRLRMNWNGKTIVDISREFLNSNGAPKHTAITPAASHPAADLPKQEPADFAELLKTTASDLAVCSRRGLSERFDSTIGAGTVLMPFGGKNQLTPIQAMVQKISLEKGHTDDCSLMAWGYDPELTSFSPYHGAYLAVVDSVTKLIAAGASFEDVYLTFQEYFEKPGTDGKRWGKPLAALLGAFEAQMNLGVGAIGGKDSMSGSFEKLDVPPTLVSFAVTTAKTGDIISPEFKKAGHPVVVLEPERDEQGLPVTESLLALYNQVTELIRQGKIVSCRTAEVGGSLASVLKMALGNGLGFAFEKDWELKELAEVRYGSFIAELSEEMDLGRKLGVVTEEPMLTWRDNAADVKELRVIGRDKLEKVYPTLNPEWSLEDRAEADACWPAARKEDRTETFNYKATGWKAPALHIAKPGVLIPAFPGTNCEIDSARAAEDAGAKAEIFVVRNRSAEDIVRSAEEFAAKVRENQMIFIPGGFSGGDEPDGSAKFIIAFFRNHGVTEAVTEMLDKRDGLMCGICNGFQALIKLGLVPYGKIIETDEHCPTLTFNTIGRHQSRIVRTRVASNLSPWLRNAQQGAVYSVPISHGEGRFLAEESLIRKLAENGQIATQYVDLDDQPTMDLRFNPNGSLYAIEGITSPDGRVFGKMGHSERVGKDLYKNVPGNYDIKMFESAVQYFR, via the coding sequence TTGGTTTACAGAATCTTTGTTGAAAAAAAGCCCGGCCTGGACAATGAAGCCCGGGCACTGCTGGGAGACGCGAAAAAGTTCCTGGGGATCAAAGGCCTGGAAAAGGTCCGGCTGCTGAACCGCTATGACGCTGAGAACATCTCAGATGATATGTTCTCCCTGGCGGTCCGGGAGGTGTTCTCTGAGCCCCAGCTGGACAATACAATGGATCAGTTTGACGCGGAAGGCGCGATTGCCGTGTTCGCGGTGGAATACCTGCCCGGTCAGTTTGACCAGCGGGCGGACTCCGCTGCCCAGTGCATTCAGTTCCTTTCCCAGGGCGAGCGTCCGCTCGTCCGCAGCGCGAAGGTTTACCTGCTCTACGGCAGCCTGTCCGCTGAAGAGATCGCGGAAATCAAGAAGTATGTGATCAACCCGGTGGAAGCCCGGGAAGCTTCCATGGATCTGCCGGAAACCCTGAAGACGGAATACGCGGTGCCCACGGAAGTGGCAACCCTGGAAGGCTTCACGAAGCTGGACCGCGCCGGCCTGAAGAAGTTTGTGGCGGATTACGGCCTGGCCATGGACGTGGATGATATCACCTTCTGCCAGTCCTGGTTCCAGGAAGAAGGCCGGGAACCCACCATCACGGAAATCCGGATGCTGGACACCTACTGGAGCGACCACTGCCGTCACACCACCTTCCTGACCGAGATCGACAGCGTCCGCTTTGAAGATCCGGTGCTGGAAAAGGCATGGAAACGCTACATGGATGTGCGCATTGAACTCGGCCGGGAAAAGAAGCCGGTGTGCCTGATGGACCTCGCCACGGTTGCGGTGAAGTACCTGAAGAAGCACGGCAAGCTGGACAAGCTGGACGAGAGCGAAGAAATCAACGCCTGCACGGTGAAGATGGACGTGGAGCGGGACGGGGTCAAGGAGCCCTGGCTGCTGCTGTTCAAGAACGAAACCCACAACCATCCCACAGAGATTGAACCTTTCGGCGGCGCTGCTACCTGTATCGGCGGCGCCATCCGGGATCCCCTGAGCGGCCGGGCCTATGTTTACGGCGCGATGCGCGTGACCGGTGCTGCGGATCCCACCAAGCCCGTTTCTGAAACCATCCCCGGCAAGCTGCCCCAGCGCAAGCTGGTGACTACCGCGGCGGCCGGTTATGCTTCCTACGGCAACCAGATCGGCCTGGCCACCGGCATTGTGGATGAAATCTATCATCCCGGCTACGCGGCCAAGCGTATGGAGATCGGCGCAGTGATTGCCGCGGCTCCCGCGGAAAATGTACGCCGCGAGCGTCCGGCTCCCGGCGACGTGGTGATCCTGCTGGGCGGTTCCACCGGCCGTGACGGTATCGGCGGTGCCACCGGTTCCTCCAAGGCCCATAATGCCCACAGCGTGGAAACCTGCGGCGCGGAAGTCCAGAAGGGTAACGCGCCGGAAGAGCGCAAGCTCCAGCGGCTGTTCCGCAACCCGAAGGCCACCAGGCTGATCAAGCGTTGTAATGACTTCGGCGCGGGCGGCGTCAGCGTTGCCATCGGCGAGCTGGCGGACGGCCTGGAAATCGACCTGAACGCGGTACCGAAGAAATATGAAGGCCTCGATGGTACAGAGCTGGCCATTTCCGAGAGCCAGGAGCGCATGGCCGTGGTTGTGGCCGCGGAAGACGCGGAAGCTTTCCTGGCCCTGTCGGCAGAGGAAAACCTGCAGGCCTGCATCGTGGCGGAAGTGAAGGCTGAGCCGCGCCTGCGGATGAACTGGAACGGAAAGACCATTGTGGATATCAGCCGGGAGTTCCTGAACTCCAACGGCGCCCCGAAGCATACCGCAATTACCCCCGCGGCTTCCCATCCCGCCGCGGATCTGCCGAAGCAGGAGCCCGCGGACTTTGCGGAGCTGCTGAAGACCACGGCTTCCGACCTGGCGGTCTGCTCCCGCCGGGGCCTGTCCGAGCGGTTTGACTCCACCATCGGCGCCGGCACGGTGCTGATGCCCTTCGGCGGCAAGAACCAGCTGACCCCCATCCAGGCGATGGTTCAGAAGATCAGCCTGGAGAAGGGACACACGGATGACTGCTCCCTGATGGCCTGGGGCTATGATCCGGAGCTGACCTCCTTCAGCCCCTATCACGGCGCCTATCTGGCTGTGGTGGATTCTGTCACCAAGCTGATTGCGGCCGGTGCCTCCTTTGAGGATGTGTACCTGACCTTCCAGGAATACTTTGAGAAACCCGGAACGGACGGAAAGCGCTGGGGCAAGCCCCTGGCGGCCTTGCTGGGTGCCTTTGAGGCTCAGATGAACCTGGGCGTCGGCGCCATCGGCGGCAAGGACTCCATGTCCGGTTCCTTTGAAAAGCTGGATGTTCCGCCTACGCTGGTTTCCTTCGCGGTGACCACGGCCAAGACCGGCGACATCATTTCCCCTGAGTTCAAGAAAGCGGGCCATCCCGTGGTCGTGCTGGAGCCGGAACGGGACGAACAGGGCCTGCCGGTAACGGAATCCCTGCTGGCCCTCTACAACCAGGTGACGGAGCTGATCCGCCAGGGCAAAATTGTATCCTGCCGTACGGCGGAGGTTGGCGGATCCCTTGCCTCTGTGCTGAAGATGGCGCTGGGCAACGGCCTGGGCTTCGCCTTTGAGAAGGACTGGGAGCTGAAGGAACTGGCGGAGGTTCGCTACGGCAGCTTCATCGCGGAACTGTCCGAAGAGATGGACCTCGGCCGGAAGCTGGGCGTTGTGACCGAAGAACCCATGCTGACCTGGCGGGATAACGCGGCGGACGTGAAGGAGCTGCGCGTGATCGGCCGGGATAAGCTGGAAAAGGTGTATCCGACCCTGAATCCGGAATGGTCCCTGGAAGACCGGGCGGAAGCGGATGCCTGCTGGCCCGCGGCCCGGAAGGAAGACCGGACGGAAACCTTCAACTACAAGGCCACCGGCTGGAAGGCCCCGGCCTTGCATATTGCAAAGCCCGGCGTGCTGATTCCTGCATTCCCCGGCACCAACTGTGAAATCGACAGCGCCCGCGCCGCAGAAGACGCCGGCGCGAAGGCGGAAATCTTCGTGGTCCGGAACCGGTCCGCGGAGGATATTGTCCGCAGCGCGGAAGAGTTTGCCGCAAAGGTTCGTGAGAACCAGATGATTTTCATCCCCGGCGGATTCTCCGGCGGCGATGAACCGGACGGCAGCGCGAAGTTTATTATCGCCTTCTTCCGGAACCATGGCGTCACCGAAGCGGTGACCGAGATGCTGGACAAGCGGGACGGCCTCATGTGCGGTATCTGCAACGGCTTCCAGGCCCTGATTAAGCTGGGACTGGTGCCCTACGGCAAGATTATTGAAACCGACGAGCACTGCCCGACCCTGACCTTCAACACCATCGGCCGCCACCAGAGCCGGATCGTCCGCACCCGGGTGGCCAGCAACCTGAGCCCCTGGCTGCGCAATGCCCAGCAGGGCGCGGTTTACAGCGTGCCGATCAGCCACGGCGAAGGCCGCTTCCTGGCGGAGGAAAGCCTGATCCGGAAGCTGGCGGAGAACGGACAGATTGCCACCCAGTATGTGGATCTGGACGATCAGCCCACCATGGACCTGCGCTTCAATCCCAACGGCAGCCTGTACGCCATTGAGGGCATTACCAGCCCGGACGGCCGTGTCTTCGGCAAGATGGGTCACAGCGAGCGCGTCGGCAAAGACCTGTACAAGAACGTTCCCGGAAACTACGATATCAAAATGTTCGAATCTGCGGTCCAGTACTTCAGATAA
- the purD gene encoding phosphoribosylamine--glycine ligase: MNILLVGGGGREHTIIKKLRQNPEVETIYALPGNGGIAADATCVDIKATDIDGIVAFAKSTKIDYAVVAPDDPLVLGCVDPLEAMGIPCFGPRKNAAIIEGSKVFSKDLMKKYGIPTAAYEVFTDPKKALEYLETSPIPTVIKADGLALGKGVTVAMNRWEAREAVREIMEDKKFGKSGDQIVIEEFLEGPEVTVLAFTDGTTVKPMVSSMDHKRAEDGDNGPNTGGMGTVAPNPFYTEEIAKTCMETIFLPTIRAMKAEGREFRGCLYFGLMLTKNGPKVIEYNCRFGDPETQVVLPLLESDLLTVMQATTNGTLADCEVKFKDAHACCVVLASMGYPVHYEKGYEITIPADVQDHVFVAGAALKDGKLVTSGGRVLGVTAVADTLQEAVKEAYAMADRIEFGNKYCRRDIGQRALSALK; the protein is encoded by the coding sequence ATGAATATTCTTCTTGTCGGCGGCGGCGGCCGTGAGCATACCATTATCAAGAAACTGAGGCAGAACCCGGAAGTCGAAACCATTTATGCCCTGCCGGGAAACGGCGGGATCGCGGCGGACGCAACCTGTGTGGATATCAAGGCTACGGATATTGATGGAATCGTGGCTTTTGCCAAATCCACAAAGATTGATTATGCGGTTGTGGCTCCGGATGATCCGCTGGTGCTGGGTTGTGTGGATCCCCTGGAGGCGATGGGCATTCCCTGCTTCGGTCCCCGGAAAAACGCGGCGATCATTGAGGGAAGCAAGGTCTTCTCCAAGGACCTGATGAAGAAGTACGGGATTCCCACCGCGGCCTATGAAGTATTCACCGATCCGAAAAAGGCGCTGGAATACCTGGAAACCTCTCCGATTCCGACGGTAATCAAGGCGGACGGCCTGGCCCTGGGCAAGGGCGTGACTGTGGCCATGAACCGCTGGGAAGCGCGCGAAGCCGTGCGGGAGATCATGGAAGACAAGAAGTTTGGCAAAAGCGGCGATCAGATCGTCATTGAAGAATTCCTTGAAGGACCCGAAGTAACCGTGCTGGCTTTCACGGATGGTACGACTGTAAAGCCCATGGTATCCAGCATGGACCATAAGCGGGCGGAGGACGGAGACAACGGCCCGAACACCGGCGGCATGGGCACTGTCGCGCCGAATCCCTTCTACACGGAAGAGATTGCAAAGACCTGCATGGAAACCATTTTCCTGCCGACCATCCGGGCGATGAAGGCGGAAGGCCGGGAATTCCGCGGCTGCCTGTATTTCGGCCTGATGCTCACCAAGAACGGACCGAAAGTGATAGAATACAACTGCCGGTTCGGCGATCCGGAAACCCAGGTGGTGCTGCCCCTGCTGGAGAGCGACCTGCTGACCGTGATGCAGGCAACCACCAACGGCACACTGGCGGACTGCGAAGTGAAATTCAAAGATGCGCATGCCTGCTGTGTGGTGCTCGCCTCCATGGGCTATCCCGTACATTATGAAAAGGGATACGAGATCACCATTCCCGCGGATGTGCAGGATCACGTCTTCGTGGCCGGCGCCGCGCTGAAGGACGGGAAACTGGTAACTTCCGGCGGCCGGGTGCTGGGTGTGACCGCGGTGGCGGACACCCTGCAGGAGGCCGTGAAGGAAGCCTATGCCATGGCCGATCGGATTGAATTCGGCAACAAGTACTGCCGGCGTGATATCGGACAGAGAGCGCTTTCAGCACTGAAATGA
- a CDS encoding phosphoribosylaminoimidazolecarboxamide formyltransferase translates to MKEFELKYGCNPNQKPAKIYMSDGSELPIKILSGRPGFINFLDAFNSWQLVKELKAALGMPAVTSFKHVSPTSAAVGIPLSADLKKACFVDDIEGLDDSPLACAYARARGTDRMCSFGDWVALSDVCDVTTAKMIKREVSDGVIAPGYEPEALEILKQKRKGNYNIVEIDPDYVPEVQERKQVFGITFEQGRNNFEINRELLSDIVTKTKDLPDSAVRDLIIALITLKYTQSNSVCYAVDGQAIGVGAGQQSRIHCTRLAGSKADTWFLRQHEKVLNLPFRADLGRPERDNVIDGYINQNEEDVCADGNWQKYFTAQPAPLTDAEKRAFLDTRQNVALGSDAFFPFSDNIERAYKSGVKYIAEPGGSIRDDAVIDCCDKYGMTMAFTHMRLFHH, encoded by the coding sequence ATGAAAGAATTCGAACTCAAGTATGGCTGCAACCCCAACCAGAAGCCCGCGAAGATCTACATGAGCGACGGCAGCGAGCTGCCGATCAAAATCCTGTCCGGCCGTCCCGGTTTCATCAACTTCCTGGACGCCTTCAACAGCTGGCAGCTGGTGAAGGAACTAAAGGCTGCCCTGGGCATGCCCGCCGTGACCAGCTTCAAGCACGTGAGCCCCACTTCCGCTGCGGTTGGTATTCCGCTGTCCGCTGACCTGAAGAAGGCCTGCTTTGTGGATGATATCGAAGGCCTGGACGATTCCCCCCTGGCCTGCGCTTATGCCCGTGCCCGCGGCACAGACCGTATGTGCTCCTTCGGCGACTGGGTTGCCCTGAGTGATGTGTGTGACGTGACCACCGCGAAGATGATCAAGCGGGAAGTGTCCGACGGCGTCATCGCCCCCGGCTATGAACCCGAAGCTCTGGAAATCCTGAAGCAGAAGCGCAAGGGCAACTACAACATCGTTGAGATCGATCCCGACTATGTGCCCGAAGTGCAGGAACGCAAGCAGGTGTTCGGCATTACCTTTGAACAGGGCCGCAACAACTTTGAAATCAACCGGGAGCTGCTCTCGGATATCGTGACGAAGACCAAGGATCTGCCGGATTCCGCCGTGCGTGACCTGATCATCGCCCTGATCACCCTGAAGTACACCCAGTCCAACTCCGTCTGCTACGCAGTGGACGGCCAGGCCATCGGCGTGGGTGCCGGCCAGCAGAGCCGTATCCACTGCACCCGCCTTGCCGGTTCCAAGGCAGACACCTGGTTCCTGCGTCAGCATGAGAAGGTGCTGAACCTGCCCTTCCGTGCGGATCTGGGCCGCCCCGAGCGGGACAACGTCATCGACGGCTACATCAACCAGAATGAGGAAGATGTCTGCGCCGACGGCAACTGGCAGAAGTACTTCACCGCCCAGCCGGCTCCCCTGACCGACGCGGAGAAGCGCGCCTTCCTGGATACCCGGCAGAATGTGGCGCTGGGCTCCGACGCTTTCTTCCCCTTCAGCGACAACATTGAACGCGCTTACAAGAGCGGCGTGAAATACATTGCCGAGCCCGGCGGCTCCATCCGCGATGACGCGGTGATCGACTGCTGCGACAAGTACGGCATGACGATGGCGTTCACCCACATGAGACTGTTCCACCATTAA
- a CDS encoding IMP cyclohydrolase, which produces MDIYRINTPEELLKDNTYPGRGIIIGKTPDGTKAMTAYFIMGRSDNSRNRIFTEKNGEVFTEPFDASKVQDPSLIIYAAIRSFGNNLIVTNGNQTDTIYDGLKDGKTFSAALESREFEPDGPNFTPRISGMLTFGNGDFTYQMSILKSADAEGSACNRFTYSYAPLNGLGHFIHTYVCDGNPIPTFQGEPERIAVSDDIDDMTDILWKNLNEQNKISLYVRYVDLKTGAAESRLVNKNK; this is translated from the coding sequence ATGGACATCTACCGCATCAATACCCCTGAGGAACTGCTGAAGGACAACACCTACCCCGGACGCGGCATCATCATCGGCAAGACGCCGGACGGAACGAAAGCCATGACTGCCTATTTCATCATGGGCCGCAGCGACAACAGCCGCAACCGGATCTTCACCGAGAAGAACGGTGAAGTTTTCACCGAGCCCTTCGACGCCTCGAAGGTCCAGGACCCCTCCCTGATCATCTATGCCGCGATCCGTTCTTTCGGGAACAACCTGATCGTGACCAACGGCAACCAGACCGATACGATTTATGACGGCCTGAAAGACGGCAAAACCTTCTCCGCCGCGCTGGAAAGCCGGGAGTTTGAGCCGGACGGCCCGAACTTCACCCCCCGTATCAGCGGCATGCTGACCTTCGGAAACGGGGACTTCACTTACCAGATGAGCATCCTCAAGAGCGCCGACGCGGAAGGCAGCGCCTGCAACCGCTTCACCTACAGCTATGCGCCGCTGAACGGCCTGGGCCACTTCATCCACACCTATGTGTGCGACGGCAATCCGATTCCCACCTTCCAGGGCGAGCCGGAGCGCATCGCCGTGAGCGACGATATCGATGATATGACGGATATCCTGTGGAAGAACCTGAACGAGCAGAACAAGATCAGCCTCTATGTCCGCTATGTGGACCTGAAGACCGGCGCCGCTGAAAGCCGGCTGGTCAACAAGAACAAGTGA
- the purN gene encoding phosphoribosylglycinamide formyltransferase, whose translation MSAKARIAVLVSGGGTNLQAILDASARGEIPDGEVVLVISDRSGAYALERAQKAGIPTMEINKKACGGQVPFEQQLIAALTTNRVDLIVLAGFLSILTENFTTLYTRRIINVHPSLIPSFCGAGFYGLKVHQAALDRGVKVTGATVHFVNEIPDGGEIIAQKAVDIQPGDTPEILQRRVMEQAEWIILPKSVEIISKEIISTMKSE comes from the coding sequence ATGAGCGCAAAAGCCCGTATTGCCGTACTGGTTTCCGGCGGCGGAACCAACCTGCAGGCGATCCTGGACGCTTCAGCCCGGGGAGAAATCCCGGACGGGGAAGTGGTTCTGGTGATCAGCGACCGTTCCGGAGCCTATGCCCTGGAGCGCGCACAGAAAGCCGGTATCCCCACCATGGAAATCAACAAGAAGGCCTGCGGCGGGCAGGTGCCCTTTGAGCAGCAGCTGATCGCGGCCCTGACAACCAACCGGGTTGACCTGATTGTACTGGCCGGATTCCTGAGCATCCTGACGGAGAACTTCACCACGCTGTATACCCGCCGGATTATCAATGTTCATCCCAGCCTGATCCCCAGCTTCTGCGGAGCGGGCTTCTACGGACTGAAGGTTCACCAGGCGGCGCTGGACCGGGGCGTGAAGGTTACCGGCGCGACCGTACACTTTGTCAATGAGATCCCGGACGGCGGAGAGATCATCGCCCAGAAGGCGGTGGACATCCAACCCGGAGATACTCCTGAAATCCTGCAGCGCCGGGTCATGGAGCAGGCGGAATGGATTATCCTGCCCAAGAGTGTTGAAATCATTTCTAAAGAAATTATTTCAACAATGAAGAGTGAATAA
- the purM gene encoding phosphoribosylformylglycinamidine cyclo-ligase → MNESRSEAYAAAGVDITAGYKSVELMKKHIQRTETPGVCSDVGGFGGLFQPDMTGMKEPVLVSGTDGVGTKLKIALLMDKHDTIGIDCVAMCVNDIICCGAKPLFFLDYIACGKNVPERIAEIVKGVCEGCIQAGCALIGGETAEHPGMMPEDDYDLAGYSTGIVDKAQIIDNKTMKAGDVVIALPSTGVHSNGFSLVRKVFDVENADLEAPVEKLGGKSLGETLLTPTRIYVKPVLALLKEVAVKGISHITGGGFYENIPRSIPDGLGAKITRSQVKVLPIFDLIAEKGGISERDMFNTFNMGVGMSIVVAAEDAEKALRILKDNGEEAYVIGEIIESEDKITII, encoded by the coding sequence ATGAACGAATCCAGATCTGAAGCCTACGCCGCCGCTGGCGTTGATATCACTGCCGGTTACAAGTCTGTTGAGCTGATGAAAAAGCATATCCAGCGGACAGAGACCCCCGGGGTCTGCTCTGATGTGGGCGGATTCGGCGGACTGTTCCAGCCGGATATGACCGGCATGAAGGAACCGGTGCTGGTATCCGGCACCGACGGCGTGGGCACCAAGCTGAAAATTGCCCTGCTGATGGACAAGCACGATACCATCGGTATCGACTGCGTGGCTATGTGCGTCAACGATATCATCTGCTGCGGCGCGAAGCCCCTGTTCTTCCTGGACTATATTGCCTGCGGAAAGAACGTGCCCGAGCGGATTGCAGAGATCGTCAAGGGCGTCTGCGAGGGCTGCATACAGGCCGGCTGCGCGCTGATCGGCGGCGAGACGGCGGAGCATCCCGGGATGATGCCCGAAGACGACTATGACCTGGCCGGATATTCCACAGGTATCGTGGACAAGGCACAGATCATTGACAACAAGACCATGAAAGCCGGAGACGTGGTGATTGCGCTGCCGTCCACCGGTGTTCACTCCAACGGTTTCTCTCTGGTGCGGAAGGTGTTCGACGTGGAAAACGCGGACCTGGAAGCGCCGGTGGAAAAACTGGGCGGAAAGAGCCTGGGCGAGACCCTGCTGACCCCCACCCGGATCTACGTGAAGCCTGTGCTGGCCCTGCTGAAGGAAGTGGCGGTGAAGGGCATCAGCCACATCACCGGCGGTGGATTCTACGAGAACATTCCGCGGAGCATTCCGGACGGCCTGGGCGCGAAAATCACCCGCAGCCAGGTGAAGGTGCTCCCGATCTTTGACCTGATCGCCGAAAAGGGCGGCATCAGTGAGCGGGATATGTTCAACACCTTCAACATGGGTGTTGGCATGAGCATTGTTGTCGCTGCGGAGGATGCGGAGAAAGCGCTGCGGATTCTGAAGGACAACGGAGAAGAAGCCTACGTGATCGGTGAAATCATCGAGAGCGAGGATAAAATCACGATCATCTGA